In Acinonyx jubatus isolate Ajub_Pintada_27869175 chromosome B3, VMU_Ajub_asm_v1.0, whole genome shotgun sequence, a genomic segment contains:
- the KLHL33 gene encoding kelch-like protein 33, whose product MSVSDSSHRPSDPGSVSAPAQKDRLDLPLPDPRTPSWPPSPDEDPSLPPFPLEEPVPRPMAPGSLPSPVLSLEEEEEEADQDEQDAAEPEELRSEEHPSQFFAEAQRLREQRLLLDEEVSVEGRVYGVHRVILAAISSLFRDRLLGGRGPRPPLSLDVAAGAWEAVLTFAYEGLLGPARLGDVLVVAEALGAPRVKAVAQWRCKGAGSAREDEKQRSQAEELRENLRSIELLYQEGIGCDLELEAGGCRLRVHRAALACGSEFFGAMLLSGMRESQGTEVSLHTISAQDLRLLVSFAYSGVVRARWPGLLRAAQAALQYQSSSCLALCQRALARGLSPARCLALFPIAEAPGLERLWSKARHYLLTHLPAVALCPTFPSLPAACLAELLDSDELHVQEEFEAFMAAWRWLAANPETQESEAKALLRCVRFGRMSTRELRRVRAAGLPPPLTADLLHQLLVEAAVPGQERRREPDQALVVIGGDGLRADMAIRQPSRGVWWARAFCCGTGLVRTVEWGRLPALPAPGRFRHGAASLAGSELYVCGGQDFYSHSNTLASTLRWGPSQEDWEEMAPLCQARSFFPLVALDGLLYALGGRNGGVALNSVETYHPELNVWRPAPALPAPRFAHAAAVLEGRLYVSGGCSGAGQYLASLLHYDPKLEKPGVLLSAMGVPRAGHVMAALGGRLYVAGGLGETGDLLSFEAYEPRTDSWTHLAPLPSPHVGAAGAALQGELLVLGGYSHRTYALSHLIHAYSPGLGRWLCLGTLPRPRAEMPACILTLPTVQHIALVPTRHQTKPAG is encoded by the exons ATGAGCGTCTCGGACTCCTCACATCGTCCTTCGGACCCTGGGAGCGTCTCTGCTCCCGCCCAGAAGGACCGCCTTGACCTACCTTTGCCCGACCCGAGAACCCCCTCCTGGCCACCTTCCCCAGATGAGGATCCCAGTTTGCCCCCCTTTCCTTTGGAAGAGCCTGTCCCCAGGCCCATGGCCCCAGGGAGCCTTCCCTCTCCAGTCTTGTCCcttgaggaagaagaggaggaagccgACCAAGATGAACAAGACGCGGCAGAGCCCGAGGAGCTGCGCAGCGAGGAACATCCCAGCCAGTTTTTCGCGGAGGCACAGCGGCTGCGGGAGCAGAGGTTGTTGTTGGACGAAGAGGTGTCAGTTGAGGGGCGAGTATACGGGGTGCATCGGGTAATCTTGGCTGCAATTAGCAGCCTCTTCCGTGACAGGCTGCTGGGTGGCAGAGGTCCACGACCCCCCCTCAGCCTGGACGTGGCCGCCGGGGCCTGGGAGGCCGTACTGACATTTGCCTATGAGGGGTTGCTGGGCCCTGCACGGCTGGGAGATGTGCTGGTCGTGGCAGAGGCCCTGGGAGCGCCCCGGGTGAAGGCCGTGGCCCAGTGGAGATGCAAAGGGGCTGGAAGCGCCAGGGAAGATGAAAAGCAGCGCAGCCAGGCAGAGGAGCTGAGGGAGAACCTGCGGAGCATCGAGCTCCTATACCAAGAGGGCATCGGGTGTGACCTGGAGCTGGAGGCAGGCGGCTGCAGGCTGCGGG TGCACCGAGCAGCCCTGGCCTGTGGCAGCGAGTTCTTTGGTGCCATGCTCCTGAGCGGGATGAGGGAATCCCAGGGCACAGAGGTGTCTCTGCACACTATCTCTGCCCAGGACCTGCGACTCCTCGTCTCCTTCGCCTACTCCGGGGTTGTGCGGGCAAGGTGGCCAGGACTGCTGAGAGCTGCCCAGGCTGCTCTCCAGTACCAGAGCTCTTCCTGCCTTGCTCTGTGCCAGAGAGCCTTGGCTCGGGGCCTCAGCCCCGCACGTTGCCTGGCCCTGTTCCCCATAGCGGAAGCCCCGGGCTTAGAGAGGCTCTGGAGCAAAGCCCGTCACTACCTCCTCACCCACCTGCCTGCTGTGGCTTTGTgccccactttcccttctctacCGGCTGCCTGCCTGGCTGAGCTCCTGGATAGCGACGAACTACACGTGCAAGAGGAGTTCGAGGCCTTCATGGCTGCGTGGCGTTGGTTAGCTGCCAACCCTGAGACCCAGGAGTCAGAGGCGAAGGCCCTGCTTCGATGTGTTCGCTTCGGCCGCATGTCCACCAGAGAGCTGCGGAGGGTGCGGGCCGCGGGGCTGCCTCCACCCCTGACCGCGGACTTGCTGCATCAGCTCCTGGTAGAGGCTGCCGTTCCAGGTCAAGAGCGGCGCAGGGAGCCTGACCAGGCACTGGTAGTGATTGGTGGGGACGGGCTCAGAGCAGACATGGCCATAAGACAGCCGTCGCGAGGAGTGTGGTGGGCGCGCGCCTTCTGCTGCGGCACGGGACTGGTGCGAACCGTGGAGTGGGGGCGGctgcctgccctgcctgccccggGGCGCTTCCGGCACGGGGCTGCGAGCCTCGCAGGAAGTGAGCTCTACGTGTGTGGGGGACAGGATTTCTACAGCCACTCCAACACCCTGGCTTCGACTCTCAG GTGGGGCCCCAGTCAAGAGGACTGGGAGGAGATGGCGCCTTTGTGCCAGGCTCGGAGCTTTTTTCCCCTGGTGGCGCTGGACGGACTACTTTATGCCCTGGGCGGCCGAAACGGTGGCGTCGCCCTCAACTCTGTGGAGACCTATCACCCCGAGCTGAATGTCTggag GCCGGCACCTGCTCTTCCAGCACCACGCTTTGCCCACGCAGCTGCGGTTCTGGAGGGCCGATTGTACGTGAGCGGTGGCTGCAGCGGGGCTGGCCAATACCTGGCCTCATTGCTGCACTATGACCCCAAACTTGAGAAGCCAGGGGTGCTTCTGAGCGCTATGGGGGTACCTCGGGCTGGCCACGTCATGGCCGCTCTGGGTGGACGGTTGTATGTCGCGGGTGGGCTAGGAGAGACTGGGGACCTGCTGAGCTTCGAGGCCTATGAACCAAGGACTGATAGCTGGACTCACCTGGCACCCTTGCCCTCCCCCCATGTGGGGGCCGCAGGGGCTGCGCTGCAGGGAGAGCTTCTGGTGCTGGGGGGCTACAGCCATCGTACTTACGCCCTCTCCCACCTTATCCATGCTTATTCTCCCGGCCTGGGCCGATGGCTCTGCCTGGGAACTCTGCCAAGGCCTCGGGCTGAGATGCCTGCCTGCATCCTGACCCTGCCCACTGTGCAGCACATAGCTTTGGTTCCCACACGGCACCAAACCAAACCTGCTGGGTGA